In one window of Chryseobacterium phocaeense DNA:
- a CDS encoding YceI family protein, with amino-acid sequence MTKFMIQPESSTVNWTGKKILGLHTGTINIHSGYLGFENEDLTGGEIVIDMTSIVITDIQDPKIYKDFFDHLNNDDFFSVDRFKTAKLTITHAEKAEGKYKISGDLTIKDITNPVRFTASVEISQISCMPLGKL; translated from the coding sequence ATGACAAAATTTATGATCCAGCCTGAAAGCAGTACCGTGAACTGGACAGGCAAAAAGATTTTAGGATTACACACAGGAACCATCAATATCCACAGCGGCTACCTGGGTTTTGAAAACGAAGACCTTACAGGTGGGGAAATTGTGATTGATATGACCAGCATCGTCATCACAGACATTCAGGATCCCAAGATCTATAAAGATTTCTTTGATCACCTGAACAATGATGATTTCTTTTCCGTAGACCGGTTCAAAACAGCAAAATTAACGATCACGCATGCAGAAAAAGCAGAAGGAAAATATAAGATCAGTGGCGATCTGACCATTAAAGATATTACAAATCCTGTTCGTTTTACAGCTTCAGTGGAAATTTCACAGATTTCCTGCATGCCCTTGGGGAAATTGTGA
- a CDS encoding Fe(II)-2OG oxygenase family protein, whose translation MNSLEILDNDSITAVKLLPRVIEITSQERRMIQDAAVHLQRKYGSYENREFITHVHQLASYFLPERILHIAADFASDFSKDQYGAIAFRGLMDIDQESIGTTPPNWQSADYSKFNIYGFACALLHGALPSKPVQYYSQRKGGGLMHAIIPDEKMRETQTGSGSSTDLYVHTEDAFLKHQADFLSFMYIRNEEQVPSTLYSIRSHESIGERFRPLFERMYKIPKDANLETGTDEEEVLDAILYGNYELPFMRFDAAEQLFNPSIRQSDDAHHHLTEFWEEARDLVYSGFTPQAGDVILVNNHLCAHGRSAFRAGVRNIDGIEYQCQRRIMLRMMSKVSLMEMRAHTLTEDPFFVIEEHLGKNFENI comes from the coding sequence ATGAATTCTTTAGAAATTTTAGATAACGACAGTATTACTGCGGTAAAACTGCTTCCAAGAGTCATTGAGATCACCTCTCAGGAAAGAAGAATGATACAAGATGCAGCGGTGCATCTTCAGAGAAAATATGGCAGCTATGAAAACCGTGAATTTATCACCCACGTCCACCAGCTGGCTTCCTATTTTTTACCGGAAAGAATTCTACATATAGCAGCAGATTTTGCGAGCGATTTTTCAAAAGATCAGTACGGAGCCATTGCATTCAGAGGGCTGATGGATATAGATCAGGAAAGTATCGGAACTACGCCTCCCAACTGGCAGTCTGCGGATTATTCCAAATTCAATATATATGGTTTTGCCTGTGCCCTGCTTCATGGTGCACTTCCATCAAAACCCGTACAATATTATTCCCAGCGTAAAGGTGGCGGCCTGATGCATGCCATTATTCCCGATGAAAAAATGCGGGAAACCCAGACCGGGTCAGGATCTTCAACGGATCTTTATGTACATACCGAAGATGCTTTCCTGAAACATCAGGCGGACTTCTTAAGCTTTATGTACATCAGAAATGAAGAGCAGGTACCTTCTACCCTATACTCTATCCGTTCTCATGAATCTATAGGGGAAAGATTCAGACCTCTTTTTGAGCGTATGTATAAGATCCCGAAGGATGCCAATCTGGAAACAGGAACGGATGAAGAAGAAGTACTGGATGCTATTCTTTACGGAAATTATGAGCTCCCTTTCATGAGATTTGATGCAGCAGAACAGCTGTTCAATCCAAGCATCAGACAGAGCGATGATGCGCACCACCACCTGACTGAATTCTGGGAAGAGGCAAGAGATCTGGTCTATTCAGGTTTTACACCGCAGGCCGGAGATGTCATATTGGTGAATAACCATCTATGTGCTCACGGGAGATCTGCTTTCCGTGCAGGCGTGAGAAATATTGACGGCATAGAATACCAATGTCAAAGAAGAATTATGCTTCGTATGATGAGCAAAGTGAGCCTGATGGAAATGAGAGCTCATACGCTTACTGAAGACCCGTTCTTTGTGATTGAAGAGCATTTGGGTAAAAACTTTGAAAATATTTAA
- a CDS encoding NAD(P)H-dependent flavin oxidoreductase yields the protein MSWKDTKFTKVFGTEFPIIQGPFGGKLSSVELTALVSNAGGLGSFGFQPFTGEEMINISKKIRQETNKPFNVNLWVKDRDDSADQFQKEDFEKVIQLFKPYFEETGIEPPSFPLPVSPGFEEQIEAIFEIKPSVFSFVYGIPSADMLEKCRQLGIKTIGTATTLDEAIAIENAGVDAVVATGSDAGGHRVSFLDRAEKSLVGTFSLIPQVADHVKIPMIAAGGIADARGVKAAFSLGADAVQIGTAFLATKQSGTSNIHRNLLFSEEARYTTLTKVFTGRLSRGIRNRLTEELHEFQDSLAPYPLQGKITGKLGAYPANTETHPEFKSFWSGQAAPLLKHHDAKIFIESLINELNGIM from the coding sequence ATGAGCTGGAAAGACACAAAATTCACAAAGGTTTTCGGAACAGAATTTCCGATCATCCAGGGACCGTTTGGGGGAAAGCTTTCTTCCGTGGAACTTACAGCGCTGGTCTCCAATGCCGGCGGTCTGGGTTCTTTTGGTTTTCAACCTTTCACAGGGGAAGAAATGATAAATATTTCAAAAAAAATCCGACAGGAAACCAATAAACCGTTCAATGTTAACCTGTGGGTAAAAGACAGAGATGACAGCGCAGATCAGTTTCAGAAAGAGGATTTTGAGAAGGTAATTCAGCTATTTAAACCTTATTTTGAAGAAACCGGTATAGAACCACCTTCATTTCCGCTTCCGGTGAGTCCTGGTTTTGAAGAACAGATAGAAGCTATCTTTGAAATTAAACCCTCTGTTTTCAGCTTTGTGTATGGTATTCCCTCTGCTGATATGCTGGAAAAATGCAGACAGCTTGGCATTAAAACCATAGGAACGGCGACCACACTGGATGAAGCCATTGCTATAGAAAACGCCGGCGTAGATGCCGTGGTGGCTACAGGTTCTGATGCGGGAGGACACCGGGTTTCATTCCTGGATCGGGCAGAAAAGTCTTTGGTCGGAACATTTTCACTCATCCCGCAGGTGGCAGATCATGTAAAAATTCCAATGATTGCAGCCGGTGGAATTGCTGATGCAAGAGGAGTGAAAGCAGCTTTCAGCCTGGGAGCAGATGCAGTACAGATAGGAACCGCATTTTTAGCCACCAAACAGTCCGGGACGAGCAATATCCACAGGAATCTTTTGTTTTCGGAGGAGGCAAGATACACCACATTGACCAAAGTATTTACCGGAAGACTGTCAAGAGGAATCAGAAACCGCCTTACAGAAGAACTGCACGAATTCCAGGATTCCCTGGCTCCTTATCCTCTCCAGGGAAAAATTACCGGAAAATTAGGAGCTTATCCGGCGAATACAGAAACCCATCCTGAATTCAAATCATTCTGGAGCGGCCAGGCAGCCCCGTTACTTAAACATCATGATGCAAAAATCTTCATAGAGTCTTTAATCAATGAGCTTAATGGGATCATGTAA
- a CDS encoding DsbA family oxidoreductase: MKIEIWSDVMCPFCYIGKHNFEQALEKLPFKNEVEVEWKSFQLDPTLDSEKPQSTIEYFKEKKGFPAEQASQMINQVAGMGKASGIDFNFEKALIINTFAAHKLLHLAKKHGKSSEMEEALFKAHFMDGKNVGDQEELVALAVSLGIDKNEARHALLSDEFNEGIRQDIQEAQNNGISSVPFFVLNGKYAVSGAQPAEVFAEALQQTYKETVSPLKDLSQNGGASCDTDGCSI, from the coding sequence ATGAAAATAGAAATATGGTCCGATGTGATGTGCCCGTTTTGCTATATCGGAAAGCATAATTTTGAACAGGCTCTGGAAAAACTTCCGTTTAAAAATGAAGTAGAAGTAGAATGGAAGAGTTTCCAGCTGGACCCAACCCTGGATAGCGAGAAACCTCAGAGTACGATTGAATATTTCAAAGAGAAAAAAGGATTCCCCGCCGAGCAGGCATCTCAGATGATCAATCAGGTGGCCGGGATGGGAAAAGCTTCCGGAATTGATTTTAATTTTGAAAAAGCTTTGATCATCAATACGTTTGCAGCCCATAAGCTGCTTCATCTTGCCAAAAAACATGGAAAATCCTCTGAAATGGAAGAAGCCCTGTTTAAAGCCCATTTTATGGATGGAAAAAATGTAGGTGATCAGGAAGAACTTGTTGCACTTGCCGTGAGTTTGGGTATTGATAAAAATGAGGCCAGACATGCTTTGTTATCTGATGAATTTAATGAAGGAATCCGTCAGGATATTCAGGAAGCACAGAATAACGGCATTTCCAGTGTTCCTTTCTTTGTTTTAAACGGAAAATATGCCGTATCCGGAGCCCAGCCGGCCGAGGTTTTTGCCGAAGCTTTACAGCAAACGTATAAAGAAACGGTGAGTCCGTTGAAAGATCTTTCTCAAAACGGAGGAGCTTCCTGCGATACGGATGGATGCAGTATTTAA
- a CDS encoding Crp/Fnr family transcriptional regulator, with protein MSEILKQQLLKIIEISDQEFDYILNHFTHKKFKKHQFLVQEGQQVTDDYFILSGCVKSYYTDAAGKVHIILFGAKDWWITDYGAYYDQKAATLNIDCIEDTEVLCLSNENREKLCRELHKVEHFFRKKTNRRNVALQNRILTLLSSSAKERYEKFLSDYPDLVQKLPKHILASYLGVTRETLSRLYISK; from the coding sequence ATGAGCGAAATATTAAAACAGCAGCTCTTAAAGATCATCGAAATCTCTGATCAGGAATTTGATTATATTTTGAACCATTTTACCCATAAAAAATTTAAAAAACATCAGTTTCTTGTTCAGGAAGGGCAGCAGGTAACGGATGATTATTTTATCCTGTCCGGATGTGTAAAATCATATTATACAGACGCTGCAGGGAAGGTTCATATTATTCTTTTTGGGGCGAAAGACTGGTGGATTACAGACTATGGGGCCTACTATGACCAGAAAGCAGCTACATTGAATATTGACTGTATAGAAGATACGGAAGTTCTGTGTTTAAGCAATGAAAACCGCGAAAAACTCTGCCGGGAATTACATAAGGTGGAACATTTTTTCAGGAAAAAAACCAACCGCAGAAATGTAGCCCTTCAAAACAGGATTCTCACCTTATTAAGCAGCAGCGCAAAAGAGCGCTATGAAAAATTCCTTTCAGATTATCCGGATCTGGTCCAGAAGCTCCCTAAACATATTCTGGCTTCCTATCTGGGGGTCACCCGCGAAACACTCAGCAGGCTCTACATTTCAAAATAA
- a CDS encoding GNAT family N-acetyltransferase, with amino-acid sequence MTAIIINKASLEDLETIKEIGIQTFSETFAESNPEEAMKTYLEQSFNTEKLKSELNNLDSHFYLAWEEDVPVGYLKLNSGAAQTELQDKTALEIERIYVKKSHHGQKVGQLLYDQALETAKNLNKSYLWLGVWEKNLRAIKFYEKNGFEVFGNHTFRLGDDEQTDLMMKKILDE; translated from the coding sequence ATGACAGCTATTATCATCAACAAAGCTTCACTGGAAGACCTTGAAACCATTAAGGAGATCGGGATACAGACCTTTTCAGAAACTTTTGCGGAAAGTAATCCTGAAGAAGCGATGAAAACCTATCTCGAACAGAGTTTCAATACAGAAAAACTAAAGTCAGAACTAAATAATCTCGATTCTCATTTCTATCTGGCATGGGAAGAAGATGTTCCTGTAGGATATCTTAAACTAAATTCCGGTGCTGCACAAACTGAACTTCAGGATAAAACAGCTTTGGAAATAGAAAGGATCTATGTTAAAAAAAGTCATCATGGTCAGAAAGTAGGACAGCTGCTGTATGACCAGGCTTTGGAAACCGCCAAAAATCTTAATAAAAGTTATCTGTGGCTCGGTGTCTGGGAAAAGAATCTGAGAGCCATTAAATTTTATGAAAAAAATGGTTTTGAAGTATTCGGAAACCATACATTCAGATTAGGAGATGATGAGCAGACCGATCTGATGATGAAGAAAATTCTGGATGAATAA
- a CDS encoding 5'-methylthioadenosine/S-adenosylhomocysteine nucleosidase family protein yields the protein MIKINAESRYPVSETLFVFALDSEAGKAFDGKNKLVTGIGKVNAAIELTREIHSRKPKLIVNLGSAGSKNFSKGEVVCCTKFIQRDMDVRGLGFSLYETPLSGIPPVLEYGLQMHGLEQGICGSGDSFEMNHSETDYNIVDMEAYPLALIAKKENIPFLCLKYISDDAGSDAADDWSVQVHLASEAFRKLLFTEDTSLHQG from the coding sequence ATGATAAAAATCAACGCCGAATCCCGGTATCCGGTTTCAGAAACCCTGTTTGTCTTTGCTCTGGATTCAGAAGCGGGAAAAGCCTTTGACGGAAAAAATAAGCTGGTAACAGGAATAGGAAAAGTAAATGCAGCCATAGAACTTACCCGGGAAATTCATTCCAGAAAACCGAAGCTGATCGTTAATCTGGGTTCTGCGGGGAGTAAAAATTTCAGCAAAGGTGAAGTGGTCTGCTGTACAAAATTTATCCAGCGTGATATGGATGTGAGAGGACTTGGTTTCAGTCTTTATGAAACCCCGTTATCAGGAATTCCTCCTGTTCTGGAATATGGACTTCAGATGCATGGTCTGGAACAGGGAATTTGCGGAAGCGGTGACAGCTTTGAAATGAACCATTCCGAGACAGATTATAATATTGTTGACATGGAAGCTTATCCGCTTGCCCTGATTGCGAAGAAAGAAAATATTCCGTTTCTGTGCCTGAAGTATATTTCGGATGATGCAGGAAGTGATGCAGCTGATGACTGGTCTGTACAGGTTCACCTGGCTTCGGAAGCGTTCAGAAAGCTGCTTTTTACGGAAGACACCAGTCTTCATCAAGGCTAA